The Metopolophium dirhodum isolate CAU chromosome 4, ASM1992520v1, whole genome shotgun sequence DNA window TTAATTTTGCACGACAAAACTCCACAAGAATTTGGCGTATTGtgatacctaattataattatcattttacatAGGCTGTTGATCAAGAACGAACTCATTTGCTAATTGATCCAGACTGTAACAACACGAGCGTTCAACGCGGTGGTATACCCGAGGACTATCATTATGGATCACTACCAAAAGAATCTGAAGAGCAAGCTGGATTAAACCGTATACTAGAAGAGATATCATCGTGAGTTTAATTGATTGATATATGTACAACTAATGTACCattctaacaattttttttatttattatcattgcttgtgtttatattttttttatagacattagtCAATACTCATTACACAGacaatattaaagaattaatgttTCTGTGCATTTATCATTCAAATGAGATTTAAAGTAAAATCACTTCctatcaagtataatattatgtatttcgatTTATTACAATgaacgttaaaaataattattcacattTCTTATACCTACTtgggtttaaatttaaaatatcagtcCACTTGTCATAAGATCATGGAttaagtttttttgtttttgaataaataatagtgGTCTTAGACtaacttatttaatttgaaatccaCTGCAAATTTTTTACCTGTTGGAGAAACATAGATAATGAAAGTTGCTGGAATAGTATCACCTTATTATGTACTTTTGTAACTGcaaaagttattttatgataataataattataaaatataaatgaaataaataaaaatacaaaaaattaagttgACAGATGCTaataaaattttactaaaatcataagtttaattttaattattagttattacttattaccatcAAGAGTCAAGatgtatcattatattttgacactttttcattttcattaaccttatttattttttttttttcagaaatgtaATTGATGTTGGCCAATTGCACAATTGTATTGACCAACAAGAGGTGATAGAACGTCAAAACCTTTATAGTGCAAAACTGCAAATTGTACCACTTTCATCTGTTGCCAATACTATTGTTAGTTTGAGACAAATGCCTGTGTGCCTACTGAAAGATGTTCCTGGTCCAGAGAAGGTATTGTCAAGAAATATAGGACTACCAGAAAACTATCGTCACATAATGGTTTGTGTAAACGACATACAAAAACACTTATCTTTGATGAGTGTGGAACACAAGGGTGATTTAGTTGTTCCATTTTGAAATggacacatattttttttataatatgtatttcaatttatcatttatatattatatgaatattttaaatatttatacataattattattattattatattatacatgaacataaaaatatgagtttttttttaagatttctgTATTGGTGggacat harbors:
- the LOC132943346 gene encoding uncharacterized protein LOC132943346; this translates as MGACCSWCKEEDAYAAVDQERTHLLIDPDCNNTSVQRGGIPEDYHYGSLPKESEEQAGLNRILEEISSNVIDVGQLHNCIDQQEVIERQNLYSAKLQIVPLSSVANTIVSLRQMPVCLLKDVPGPEKVLSRNIGLPENYRHIMVCVNDIQKHLSLMSVEHKGDLVVPF